The segment TACCTACATGCACGGCCAGGAGCTCGCCCATGAATGACCACACGCCCCCACCCCTGAATCTGCCAAGCCGGTTGCTCAGCGCCCAGGGCCTGACCTTGGATGAGCCTACGGCTATCGACCTTGAGGTCCAATCATGGCAAACCAGCGCCGGCACTCAGGTGCGATTCGTCGAGGCCCGCGGGTTACCCATGGTCGACCTGATCCTGCGCTTCAGGGCCGGCAGTGTTCAGGATACCCGGCACAGTGGCGTGGCCGCGCTGACCCTCTACAACCTGGATGAGGGCAGCGCGGGCCTGAGCGGCCATGAACACGCCGAGCGCCTGGAGCGTCTGGGCGCCGTGGTGGACAAGCGCGTGCGCCTGGACTACGCCCAACTGAGCCTGCGCTGCCTGAGCGCGCCACAGATCCTGGAGCCCGCCGTGGCCCTGTTCAGCGACCTCGTCGCACGCCCGGACTTCCCCGTCCAGGCCCTGGAACGAGTCAAGGGCCAACTGCTCGCCGCGCAGGCCAGCCGCAGCGCACAGGCGCCAAACCGGGTGATCGGTGAAGCTTACCGCTACCTGTTTGATGGCCACCCCTACGGTCATCCGCAAGGCAGCAGCACAGAAGGCATCGCCGCCACCGACACTGAGCACTTGCGGGTATTTCACCGCATGGCTTATGCCGCCAGCAACCTGGAGGTAGTGCTGGTTGGCGACCTGTCGCAGGCACACGCTCAGGCCATCACCGAGCAGTTCAGCCTTGCCCTGCCGCAACGCTGGACGGCAGCGCAGTTGCCACCCTTGCCGGTGCCACGAGCTGGCAGGGTCCATATCGAGCAGAGCGGCGCAAGCAACACCGTAGCCTTGGCGCTTCCCATCACCGTCCCCGCCAACGCCCCGGAATACCTCGGCTTGGTGCTGGCCTGCGTAGTGCTGGGTTCGGGCCCCGAGAGCCGCATTATGCAAACGCTGCGACAGCGCCACGGGCTGACCTATGACGTACGTGCCCGGCTGCTGCCGTTGCAGGGCGGCGGACTGTTCGT is part of the Pseudomonas fakonensis genome and harbors:
- a CDS encoding M16 family metallopeptidase; the protein is MNDHTPPPLNLPSRLLSAQGLTLDEPTAIDLEVQSWQTSAGTQVRFVEARGLPMVDLILRFRAGSVQDTRHSGVAALTLYNLDEGSAGLSGHEHAERLERLGAVVDKRVRLDYAQLSLRCLSAPQILEPAVALFSDLVARPDFPVQALERVKGQLLAAQASRSAQAPNRVIGEAYRYLFDGHPYGHPQGSSTEGIAATDTEHLRVFHRMAYAASNLEVVLVGDLSQAHAQAITEQFSLALPQRWTAAQLPPLPVPRAGRVHIEQSGASNTVALALPITVPANAPEYLGLVLACVVLGSGPESRIMQTLRQRHGLTYDVRARLLPLQGGGLFVVQWEVASDQVAASSALVRETLETFIHQGPSDTELRYARQQIAGLLVRNIAQNARLAELLAELGHLGQPDDYLNTYLPRLATINARQVRELSQSNLDLNQCVLVSVGPSVAQIPLTPTSDQ